From the genome of Diorhabda carinulata isolate Delta chromosome 2, icDioCari1.1, whole genome shotgun sequence:
TTTCTATCCTTTGTTCTCTCTCTCCACTTTGTTATTCCCATCCTTCTCAAATCAGTTACTTCTGTCCATTTCCTTTTCGGCCTGTCTCCTCTATATTCACAACTTtgtttaatcaaatattttgtttgggATAAGTTGATTCGTGTTGTCATTcaacaatcaaaattatattcttaGACTACCACAAATGATTGTAAAAGAACCACCAAAAGAAATACAGGGTCCATTCAAGTTAGATCCGGAATTTATGGAggaattggaaaaaatgaaaccTGAAAAACCTGTTAAACCAAATCTTAAATCATACAATCTAGATTTCCTAAGTGAGGAAATCCGAATTCCTACAATTGAAGAAGCAAGAGCCAAGTAAGTAATAGATGAAGACACAATACACCATCATAGAAACAATTAAACCAACatagaaaaaaacttaaaattgaGCTTGCTTTTTATGATATCTCATATTTTATCACTTAAGAGAATAGATTTAACTATGCCGTTTCTCAAAATACCTACCCACACTCACTTTTTCTAGAAACTTAGAGAAACCGTTTATTTTACCACCAAATTTCATATGAGAAGGTTGCATAGAACCTGGATACATGACCATATACGACAATGAAAAACTAGTCAATTAGGAGTAGCATTAATGCCCTGGATACATGACCATATACGACAATGAAAAACTAGTCAATTAGGAGTAGCATTAATGCATGTTTCTTTTCAAAGCCAATTAAGATTTAACACATTTACTCAATAGTTGCTCTTAATCTGcttctttcttccataataggtcTATCGCCTGtttcttcttcaatatcttTCCTCATTCTGCTTCTAGATTGTCACTCCATATCTTTTGTGGTCGACCTTCTTCCAATTATTCCTTGCCGTCTATCGTCTGTCATTCGACTAATGTATTCGCTTCTTTCTCGGTCTAGTTGTTTTTCTAGAGATCAgcttgataattttcaattctgCGGTCTCCAAAAtgtttatttcgtttttgatgtttctggCCTTATTTCtgatgtatttttatattatggtttgattgttgttttgtaaatGCCATTATTTCTTGTTTTAGGTGTTTCTTTAGTCATGCTATGTTCTGAAGAAATCCCGAGCCCGTATTTGCTCTCGCTTTTTGCTCTTTTACCTCGTCTTCATAACTGATTATGTCAATTCTAAGTTGCTCttaatataatttgtaaatatacaaatatataaataaaaagaatttcatTAGTACAACTATTCAAAATGTACAAGGTATGGAGAGGACATAGTATATGGTTTTTTAGGTATATCTCATTCATGTGAAATTGctattaaatttgatataatgaatttgatattttttccctTGTGCTTTTAGAGTGCAGGCTGGTGTAACATCACAACCTGTAAGTTTTGGAGAAGCTGTTTCAAGACTTAGTTACGTCAATACCTTGAGTCCTAAAAAGCAAGATCCAGTTATTGAGAGATTAATCAAACAAATGGCATCACAAAATCCTACAGTATCATTAGCTGTAAGTATATACTGTATCGTCTAGAATAAACAGTCCCAAAAAAGAAAAGGTTTGTTGGTGGGAAAATTGAGTATAAAACAGGTCAAGTTATTAGGTTTCATGTTACCTTCAGtctatgaagacgataactcaATATATCGATTTACATAACACATTTTAGTGAGGCCATTTTAATgatcaatattatttcataataactaTTTACATTTTTAGGGTATGACCCAATTACATGAAATACTTGCTCAGTCAAGGGGAAATGCATTTGTTGATTATGAAGACGATTTTATGaatggaattatttttcaattccaacAATTGCAATCTGCTGATCTCACCATGGATCCTGGTGCAGTAAAAATGTACAGAAATGTGTTGACAACCATAGATGCGGTAAGTTATTATAATATCtagtaaataatatatataccaaggaaaaattaatttttcttattggaacaaagttgtaagttgattttatcattattttgatattcatgatcaAGGtaatctatagatcaatataaataagcaaattgtcagtgtcaatatcatatttttataaagacttatagaaaagtcgaaacgtcaaaatttatctttcttttaaaaactataaaactataaaaaaaaactaattttgaaacagaagagatcttGTGGTATCTGggtatatatatttcatttacagaagaaataatttatttattttgtaaacacttcaaaaatatgtcttaaaaatgtatatttcctgtgtatttgatcaaaaattgaatttttatagtagTTAGTGTAGAgtacactatttttttattctcctcTGTTACAGTTCTACAATAACAAAGCATTAGGTAGCCACGTCTCGGTTCCAGTGATAAAAGAACTCATGTTACAAATGATAACACTATTAGTAGAAGAACGGTTAAATAAGGTTCCCAATGGTGATGCTTATGTAAGGGTGATTAATTTACATTGTGTCAAGGTTATTGAAAGATCCGACCACACAAATACAATATGGTAAGATACATTCATTTACATACATGTCATTTGTTAGTAGATATTAAGTAAACTCGATTATTGAATGATGAAAAGTCTCTTCACTCATTATTTTCCACATAAATTgctttaattatattaatttacatgtttaaaattttaacacATTATTTGATAGTATAGTCAgtgatataaaaatagaaacaaatgtTTTATATCAATCTGATATTAGTGGGATGATGAATATGGTGCTTAAAGAACGTCAAAAACCTACAATGAAAGATATCTGTATAATAATTAGAATCACAAATATATCCTGGAATTAGGTTAGTGGAACTGGTTCCAATATTATTAAAAGCAATATATGAAATACTAATGAtagaattatttcattaataatatttttaacaagcAAAGCCAAGCAagcaaagataaaaaaatatgatcaatGCTATTAAAAGTATAGGTTTGCATATAATGTATAGTGTGATTTATGATACCATATGATTTAGAACAAATAGCAAATCCCATTTAACTTGTTTCTTTAACTACAGTAACGAcatttgttattatataattgTATTCATATGTATATAGTTCAAAGTCAAAAAAAGAAGGAAAGAGACTCTACTTTATGAGGATAttcattataactttttaaaaaagaatcaattatttagtttcaaagatttaattgataatttatgaaaaaatttttcagtgcTTTggtgaaattaataaatgagtCTATAGGTAATAGCAGTTCTCCTAGACTAGTAGATTTAGTGATGAAATGTCTATGGAGGGTGATCAAATTAATGCCACAGTGGGGTGATGACATTGATTACGACTCTGTATTGTTAGAAATACATaatttccttaaaaaatatCCCTCATCATGGTGGAAAAATAAAGAAGTAGATACACCGTTACGAACAGTAAAAACTGTTCTCCATTCCAGTGCAAAGATCAAGGGTGGTACTATTATGTTACATTTTGGGAAGATTCCAAATACAAGTGAATCGGAGGTTGAAACCTACATTTTAAGAATACTAAAggtatgaatttttttccaaaactaatTAATCAAAGTTATTTATGTTAATGAAACAATTTTAGAGTTTAAAAATATCCGAAATTCAGCATATTCCGGTGAAACAAGAAATGCAAAGAAGATCACTTTCTAGAGCCAATCACAAAATGCTGAcagatatatttcaaaaaattggtaGCAAAGATGAAACAAAGGAAGGGTTGAATTTACTTTATGATTTCATGCAGCAACACCCTGAAGCTGATATAGAGCCATTTTTGTCTAATAGTAGTAAATTTTTCCAAGATTATATTAAAAACGGACTGAAAGACATAGAAGACTCCAGGAAACCTTTGAAGACTCCCATAAATGGTAAGTTATCATTTGCATTTGATACTTAACAGTTTTATAAAGTGAAAGAAATGAGACTATTCCCGCCTGCCCCTAAAGTTATTGATTGGTAAAAACTTAGCAATACTTTTTGTTTCTGTGCATAACATGTAAATTTTgctaaattacaaaaaatgatttattttaaaataatcttgTCGAAATATGTGACCTAGGTCTGTAATTGAATTAAAACTTAAACATTTGCCAAAAACCATAACCTTAATTTGAAGAGTGAGCTTCAGCAACTGTGTTGATTGGAGAAAAATTCCTACAGGCACAAGTAGTGCAACCATTTCTAGAAAAGGTTACTAGTagcaaaaagaaattgaatatgTCAAGGACTgggaatatatattttttcaattcagtttTAATCGGTTCTAATGCTaatagaattacaaaaaaactttactCAAAGAGAAAATGAGAAACCAGTGGAaaagttattataatttatggcaacagtttatttaaattcaGTTAAATTAGAACTAAGTtcgttaaaaattttacattgatGTTAGGCAAAATTTTCAAGCTATCATTTTGAAGCAATCTGTGCAATAGAATGCAGTATACTTAGCTGTCTCCTTTTATAATTATACAtaaatacattcattttttaGTTATATATTAACTCTCTTTTCCATTTCTGAACGCCTATTTAAAGATAAATATCCATTGTCGACAATGTTAATTTCAGTTGTTCCATCTCAATTAACATTTATATCCCAACCACTTTTTCATTTCTTCGATTCTTTCTAAATCCTTGAGTATATTTGCTTGCTTGCAGTTTTGTATTGTATCTAATACAGCACTTGCTCGctattaatatgaataattctaagaaaagtgataaaaaatttttacattttatcgCGTTACAGCCGacaatttatcaattattactgatatttctttgatttgtAGAAAAAGGTGTTGATAATATCCAAGAGAAAATGGAAATTGCAGTTTCACAGTCGGACCCTAATAAAGGTCCAGACTATTGGAAAGAAAGACTGAATATGTGGAATCAGCTATTTGATGACGTCAAATTGGGAAGAAACGTAGATgttcctgaataaattcttaAATATACGTAACGTCCTACTAAACATTTCATATTTACGTGCAAAACCTTTACTGTTGATAAAGTAGGGTAGATGTTAATCATCAACGTAATCTACTCTTATTGTATGACCTACTCACATGTAGcctatttatttttctctaacATTGTGATAGATATAGCATTTTTTAGTGATTGATGGACAATTGTCTTACTTATACattatttctttgtgttttaACTTATTGTTAGACATTGGATAAGTAATCCTTATCAGTATTGTGCATGTAGCtacaaaaatttagtttaactttttagaaaaaatgtcaCCATTCTTCTAAAATGAATTgagatacatttttaaaaacgatTAAATTCTTAGTTATTAGTGAAATTAATGGCTTTAACCAGATCCTAACACGATTTAACTTATCATTTTGTTGGACCAATATATTAGTTAAGATGCGCTAGCTATGGAGCGAATTACTGGTGTTAGGTACTTACCTACtgtctaatttttatttatactgaGTGCCTGTAATcttatttttgagataattacttttttattacattacaaACATTCTCTGTTActagttttaataaaaagatttctcaattgatgttttgttttaattaccttattttttattatttaataattggaaagaATACAAGCACAATTAGTAATTATAGTTTTCAATGAATATGTtcaacaatatatatatatatatatatatatatatatatatatatatatatatatatataaataaatgaaaaagctattttataatttacagatttatttttcatttttatcatcattttcatcaCTGTCTTCCTCGGATGATTCTTCAGactcttcatcatcatcataatcGTAATCATAGTCGCCACAAGCAGCTTCATTATAATCATAATCACCTCCAGTAGCTTCATTATAATCATCATAATCTTCATATGAAGCTTGACCTTGTCTACCAAATTTATGACTACGAGCTGAAAAATAAGAGTTTTATGGTTAATTCCAGTTtcgttaaataatttaaaaattcaagtaATGTGAAATAAGCATTATTTCAGAAATTGTTGAACTATTGTACAAATGTAAATACAGATcagataatttatttaattataatttactgataaacactgagaaatctttaattttaagataaatatttgtaagcacaataataataatggataTCATTTGAAACtccaatataaaatatttttgaactgattattaatattttaatagcaaaaaaattagataataaaagttataaactTACTTGACATACTAAGATCTTTAGTCTGCGAAGTTTCAAATCCACATTTGGGACATGGAATAgctttgtttttttcatatttaaatccTTTCCTACGAACATGATCTTCACAATAACATGTCTTGCATCTAAGACATGAATATTGTCCTAACTTATTACAAGATTGACCTAAAACATGTTCACAGTTAATCTAGATCACTACTTATAAAACAAAGTCCTCAGAAGTGTTTGCCAGTACTCAAAAACTACCAAAGTTTGCAATATTTACAGAAATAATTAACTTTCTGTTAATAAATTTGGAgcaaattatacaaaatgagTTTTGAGGAGTCCTAAGAGATATAAACCGGCAATAATAGCATTCAGGAAGACGAGAAATTTgtaatcattttaaattttagagATAAAAGTACAAAATCAGCATAAAGTAGACTGCAAAGAGGCCGTGATTCCAGAAATTAGCAAGAATAAAAGCTGCCAAAATAATAACTTGAAGGAATTGTTTTTAAGTTATGTTTTATCTCTTTTTAGCAAAGTAAcataagttttatttaaattttaaaatttagttattCATTATCCATGAGTAATAACAAAAAGGAATACAAAGTGCAATTAAGTATGGACTTACACTTATAATTTTCAGATTCCAAAACTTGACAAGATGCTTGATGTTCGAATTGATCATCTTCACAAAGGAAGTTTGTACAAAATGAACATCTAAATATCCTTCCACCATGATCCCAGACACTACGTTCACATTCTATACAAATAGCTTCTTGCAATGGACAAGTACAAGCATGAGATTGAAGGCACTTCCTACCATGACATACCCATGCTTCACAAAAATCACAAATGGCACCCTAAAAATATTGGCTACTGCTAGTTGTCTACTAAACggataattaaaataacttaaTCTTTCTATAACATCAATTTATTgttatactaaaaaataaattggataaGTAGGATTAGAAGTAGATTATAAGTAACCTAGCCTAACCATATAAAGCTGAATCTGTATAGTCAATTAACTTGTACATAAATAGAACTGAAATTGAATCTGTATACCttgacatttatttatttttaatccaaaatttttcagtgttttcaataaaaataataagttgaaatcaattgaatcaataatcacaatacattattttggatcgatttatttaataaaaaatattattaagttgATTTACACTAagattattgtaaaatattatctaagaaattcaattataacattttaaattaattttcttatgtAACTAAGGATCACTGAGtggaatttaaatatattttttttaattttcaacagtttggagaaattttaaaaatacatagaaATGAGTTCTCTTCAATGGTGGCATctgtttttaaataactttcatATTCACTACTTTCTCCAgtgttataaaatattgtttatatctttcattattttataaatagaaaccaaaattgagttataaaataaaataatttgtagttgttctatcaaattaataaaatccttccaaaataaagaaaaatttcattgatattccttaatgaaatattatgttATTCATAAGTTTAGTGGATGACAGACACTTCTATAAAGATTTGAGAATTAAAACAGTAATGTTAAAATAAAGAGTACTTACAACCATGCCCATTCCAGTTGTATATATTCCTGGATGTTTTATTACACAATCTCCAGTTTTCAACATACATTTCATTTTTCCACATTGAGCACAAATAGGAAGTCTCTGTACACTTTggcaaaaataacaaaaagccCGACTTTTTTGCTTTCTGAAACATCAGCTATTACTAgaatacttaataaaaaaaaactcaaataacaTACCGATTGCATTTTTCACATTCCATAGAAATATTGCATGGATGCTCTgctaattgaatattttcttttgcaGTTCGTATTTCTTTCTGCCTTAATTTTTGCTTTTCAGCCTTTTTTCTTTGTCCAGTTTTTTTCTTAGGCATTTCAAATATAGTAAATTTGAGCAAACTTCAATGAAATAATCAAATGTGAATTCTGGTCTCTAAAATTTTCAAGGTTAGAATGAAATTTGTGCAaagacatatatgtaatactccgaaatattacatatatgtgCAAAGACTAGTACATGTTGCGTGTCACGGGtctacatttatttaaatatgacGTTGACATAAATTGCTAAAAACTTCGATGTTGGCCAGCTTGTATCGGCCAC
Proteins encoded in this window:
- the LOC130890680 gene encoding zinc finger protein 330 homolog; translation: MPKKKTGQRKKAEKQKLRQKEIRTAKENIQLAEHPCNISMECEKCNRKQKSRAFCYFCQSVQRLPICAQCGKMKCMLKTGDCVIKHPGIYTTGMGMVGAICDFCEAWVCHGRKCLQSHACTCPLQEAICIECERSVWDHGGRIFRCSFCTNFLCEDDQFEHQASCQVLESENYKCQSCNKLGQYSCLRCKTCYCEDHVRRKGFKYEKNKAIPCPKCGFETSQTKDLSMSTRSHKFGRQGQASYEDYDDYNEATGGDYDYNEAACGDYDYDYDDDEESEESSEEDSDENDDKNEK